In one window of Henckelia pumila isolate YLH828 chromosome 1, ASM3356847v2, whole genome shotgun sequence DNA:
- the LOC140873093 gene encoding uncharacterized protein: MVYGTEAVLPAEIGQESARIMAYGANNQELRAMDLDLLEEHRSRAAIRLAAYRKRMTQAYNKRVYPKVFQEGDLVIRKIQHPRERGKLEAKYEGPFKVIGKAGITAYYLEDPQEKKGKRPWNAQHLKKILSLVAQLWSRHIILLSWFLTSHLFALQSVLFCLHQGQSCFSVNFVF, from the coding sequence ATGGTGTATGGGACTGAAGCTGTTCTCCCAGCAGAAATTGGACAAGAGAGTGCTAGGATAATGGCATATGGGGCAAACAATCAAGAATTGCGAGCAATGGATTTGGACTTACTTGAAGAGCACAGGTCCCGAGCTGCAATTAGGCTTGCAGCCTATCGCAAGCGAATGACCCAGGCCTACAACAAAAGAGTATACCCTAAGGTTTTCCAGGAGGGAGACCTGGTTATACGAAAGATACAACATCCAAGGGAAAGAGGAAAGCTAGAGGCCAAGTACGAAGGTCCATTCAAAGTGATAGGAAAAGCTGGAATAACTGCATATTACTTGGAAGATCCCCAAGAAAAAAAGGGTAAAAGGCCGTGGAATGCTCAGCATTTGAAAAAAATACTATCCCTAGTAGCTCAGCTCTGGTCTCGTCATATTATCTTACTAAGCTGGTTTTTAACCAGCCATCTTTTTGCGTTACAGTCAGTCCTGTTTTGTTTACATCAGGGCCAGTCATGTTTCAGTGtcaattttgttttttga